A single genomic interval of Streptococcus suis harbors:
- a CDS encoding ABC transporter permease produces MKELFQQRRLDFLNRCSKYLRYVLNDHFVLVLMVLLGFLSLQYRQLLLLFPENPLPIVFVVIAISLLVLVSGRIATYLEEADQIFLLTKEKDILQGLEGAARRTVLFWSSIQVVVQLVLLPIYLKLGLPVWMIVAGLLTLLVLKCLFVKRQLVAYQSQGVLDWSKAIQDEQKRKQSILRFFALFTTVKGISTTVKPRSYLNGILRLVKSRQTWFYLYLRAFLRSGDYLGLTIRLLLLAILSLFAIEEPWLSIGLVLVFHYLLVFQLLGLYKHYDYQYVTQLYPLEKDSKKIGLQNLLRVILYSLLLVELGFALLFSKENAMVVVLLLVGIFLHEIYLPLKLKKLID; encoded by the coding sequence ATGAAAGAATTGTTTCAACAACGCCGACTAGATTTTTTAAATCGTTGTTCCAAGTATCTGCGCTATGTTCTGAATGACCATTTTGTTTTGGTTCTCATGGTTTTGCTAGGCTTTTTGAGTTTGCAATACCGTCAATTATTGTTGTTATTCCCTGAGAATCCGTTGCCGATTGTTTTTGTGGTTATTGCAATCAGTCTACTGGTACTAGTGTCCGGAAGAATTGCGACTTATCTAGAAGAAGCTGATCAAATCTTCCTATTGACCAAGGAAAAAGACATTCTGCAAGGACTCGAGGGTGCAGCCAGACGCACGGTCTTGTTTTGGTCCTCTATACAGGTGGTGGTTCAGCTTGTTTTGTTACCAATCTATTTGAAACTGGGTTTACCGGTGTGGATGATTGTAGCTGGTCTTCTTACTTTATTGGTTTTAAAATGTCTTTTTGTCAAGCGCCAATTAGTGGCTTATCAGTCACAGGGAGTATTGGACTGGTCTAAGGCTATTCAAGATGAACAAAAAAGGAAACAGTCTATTTTACGTTTCTTTGCCTTATTTACGACGGTTAAAGGAATCAGTACGACTGTTAAACCGAGAAGCTATCTCAATGGAATCTTGCGTCTTGTCAAGTCGAGACAGACTTGGTTTTATCTCTACTTACGGGCTTTCTTGCGTTCAGGAGACTACTTGGGCTTGACGATACGTCTACTGTTGTTGGCGATTTTGTCCCTATTTGCCATTGAAGAACCGTGGTTATCCATCGGCCTAGTTTTAGTCTTTCATTATTTACTTGTCTTCCAGTTGTTGGGGCTTTACAAACATTATGATTATCAATATGTAACACAACTGTACCCTCTGGAGAAAGATTCCAAGAAAATCGGTCTTCAGAATTTGCTTAGAGTGATTTTATATAGTCTATTACTGGTGGAATTGGGCTTTGCTCTGCTATTTTCTAAGGAGAATGCGATGGTAGTCGTCTTACTTCTCGTGGGGATT
- a CDS encoding ABC transporter ATP-binding protein: MLEVKNVTGGYVNIPVLKDVSFTVEDGQLVGLIGLNGAGKSTTIKEIIGLLTPYQGQIAIDGLTLLQGAENYRKKIGFIPETPSLYEELTLKEHLEVVAMAYDLSWEQAWGRVEHLLKLFRLDEKLDWFPVNFSKGMKQKVMIICAFMVEPSLLIVDEPFLGLDPVAISDLIALLEEEKSKGTSILMSTHVLDSAEKMCDSFVILHQGQVRATGNLEELQSAFGMDGASLNEIYLALTQEGVAG, from the coding sequence ATGTTAGAAGTAAAAAATGTAACTGGAGGATATGTCAATATCCCAGTTTTGAAAGATGTATCTTTTACCGTTGAGGATGGTCAATTAGTTGGTCTAATTGGTTTAAATGGTGCAGGGAAATCAACGACTATTAAGGAAATTATCGGTCTTTTGACCCCCTATCAAGGACAGATTGCAATTGACGGCCTAACTTTGCTACAAGGGGCTGAAAATTATCGGAAGAAGATTGGGTTTATCCCTGAAACACCAAGTTTGTATGAAGAACTAACCCTCAAAGAGCACTTGGAAGTGGTAGCAATGGCCTATGATTTATCCTGGGAGCAAGCTTGGGGACGTGTTGAGCACTTGTTAAAACTGTTTCGCTTGGATGAGAAATTGGACTGGTTTCCTGTCAATTTTTCAAAGGGAATGAAGCAGAAGGTCATGATTATTTGTGCTTTTATGGTGGAGCCGAGTCTGTTGATTGTTGATGAGCCTTTTCTGGGATTAGACCCTGTGGCTATCTCTGATTTAATCGCTCTTTTGGAGGAAGAAAAATCTAAGGGCACTTCCATTCTCATGTCCACTCACGTTCTTGACTCAGCTGAGAAAATGTGCGACTCTTTTGTGATTTTACATCAGGGACAGGTTCGTGCAACTGGAAATTTGGAGGAGCTACAAAGCGCATTTGGTATGGATGGTGCAAGTCTGAATGAAATTTATCTGGCCTTGACGCAAGAAGGAGTGGCTGGATGA
- a CDS encoding HIT family protein yields the protein MSDCIFCKIISGEIPASKVYEDDQVLAFLDITQVTKGHTLVVPKKHYRNVLDMDEEAAATLFSIVPTIARQLKEKLGASGLNIVNNNEEAAGQTVFHTHFHLLPRFNNQDGLSIQFKANDPDFPTLAQLAQELYLGE from the coding sequence ATGTCGGATTGTATTTTTTGCAAAATTATCTCTGGAGAAATACCAGCTTCAAAAGTCTACGAAGATGACCAAGTATTAGCCTTTTTAGACATAACTCAGGTCACAAAAGGACACACATTGGTTGTCCCTAAAAAACACTACCGAAACGTGCTTGACATGGATGAAGAAGCTGCAGCCACACTCTTTTCTATTGTGCCAACCATCGCTCGCCAGTTAAAAGAAAAACTTGGAGCTAGTGGTCTAAACATCGTTAATAATAACGAGGAGGCCGCTGGGCAAACCGTCTTTCATACACACTTCCATCTCTTACCACGCTTTAACAATCAAGATGGATTGAGCATTCAATTTAAAGCCAACGACCCTGACTTCCCAACCCT